The following DNA comes from Dermacentor andersoni chromosome 2, qqDerAnde1_hic_scaffold, whole genome shotgun sequence.
CTCGCTCAAGAAAGTATTGACACGATTGTCTGCGCTGTCAGCAAGCGTGTACAGCAAGCGCACAGCACATTACCCCTGTTGCTGCATGCACTGTTCGCATCACCATTCAAGGACTCACGTACGCAGTTGAACTTGTTATTCTTTCTGTATGTTCTTACATCATCTGGGGATGAGACTTCCTTTCCGATCGCAAGGCCGTTATTGACTGTTCTCGCGCCGAAGTCGAATTTTTGCCATTTCCTGACGCCCATTCAAATGATCCTAATGATTCTGTAGAAAAACTGCTCGTTGCTGATGACACTACGATACCTCCGCACTCTTGTATGATTGAGCCTGCCTACTCCAACTGTGCTACAGACGTCATAACCCTTTTTACACTGTCGCCTATTTTTGCTCGTCGACGATGTCCTCTTCGTTTCGAGGCTTCACTCATATGCTCGTCTCCAACGGTTGTGCCTCGCCCCTCACTTTGCGTCGCGGCGAGTGCCTTGGACGTCTTGAGCCCATCGACTCGGTGTACATCTTCGACGCGTCTCTCGATGGCACCTGTTCCAAAATCAGCGAACTGGCTTGTTGGCCTACTTGCTCCCTGTCTACGCCGGTCGTCTTCGACCGCTCTATGGATGCCCTGCTGAGCCCTATTCAAGGTTCCAAGCTCCTCAACCTGCTTCACTAGTACTCATCTTCTTCGACTATCAACAAGCGactttgggccgcacatcgacggTCCATCACGAGATCTATACCGGCACCCACGCTCCGCTGCACCTTATCGCGCATCACCCGCAGGGCAGTTACTGAATACAAACTCAGCGGTATGCTTCAGCACAGATTTGTTCAGTCTTCTAACAGACCCTGGGCATCCCCTGTAGTccttgtaaagaaagaaagatggatcCATCCGGTTTTGCGTGGAGCTACCGCCGTCTTAACAAGATAACGCGTAGAAATGTGTATcatttgccgcgcatcgacgacgccctcgattctTTGCAAGGTGCTGAGTATTTTTCCCCACTCGACTTACGTTCTGACTATTGGCAAGTGCCCATGGCTCCGGTCGATCGCCCAAAAACAGCTTTCGTCACACCAGATGGCCTGTAAGAATTTAACGTGGTGCCCTTTGGTCTTTGCAATGTCCCTGCTACATTTGAACGGATGATTGATAATCTCCACTGTGGGCTAAAAATGAAAAACGTGCTTATGCTACCTTGATGACATGGTTGTCTTTTCTCCTGACTTCACCACTCATTTGTGTCGCCTCgagcaggtcttgcaatgcttaaCTAACGCTTGCCTCGAACTCAGTATGAAGAAATGTCGCTTTGGAGCCAAGCAATTAACAATACTCGGACATGCGGTTTCTAAAGACGACATTTTACCCGACGTTTCGAAACTTCGCGCCGTCACCGATTTCCCGAAACTCACGTCTCTGAAGGAACTCCGAAGCTTCAGCAGGCTCTGCTCATATTTTCGCCGTTTCATAAGGAATTTTCCTACTATCATTGCTCCGTTGACCCAACTCTTGCGAGGCGTCACTGGCCTTTCTACCTGGTCCCCAGATTGCGACGACGCGTTTACAACATTGTGCCGTCTGCTCACATCGTCGCCCATACTGCGTCATTTCAACCCCATGGCTCCCACAGAAGTCCACATGGACGCCAGCGGCGTAGGACTTGCTGCTTTGCTCGCTCAACGCAAAAATAGATACGGCGAATACGTAGTAGCCTACGCGAGCAGGACACTAACCAAGGCCGAATCGACTTACTCCCTCACTGAAAACGAGTGCTTAGCTATTATTTTGGCGCTTGGAAATTTATACCACACCTGTACGGCCGTctcttcgatgtcgttaccgacgCTCACGCCCTATGTTGGCTGTCTATGTTGGCCCTATGTTGGCTGTTGGCTGTGTCTGCTCACAGGCCACGACGGGGTTATTCCCATTATTCCTCGTATATGGCCGTGAACCTTCCTGTAGGCTGACACGATTCTCCTTTACAGACCTGGTTCATCCGAGTGCACGCCGCTGTCTGAGGCCTCCAGATACGCCGAGGAATGCGACCAGCTCGCCCGTTCTTTTATGACTGAAGACCAATGGCAGCAAAAGTTCCGTCGTGATGACGACCGACGCACCAGCGCGTATCAGCTGGACTCTTTAGTTTGGCTCTGGATACCTTCGACCAACCCAGGTCTTTCCTTCAAACTCCTCGCGAAGTATTACGGTCCCTACCGCGTCATGCAGCATGTCCTGAATGTGGCCCAAACTGGTCGTGCCAGCTGACGCGATAAGCTACAACAGTGGCTGGCCACCGAGAATACAAGTGCAATCAAAAGCAGTCGACACAGGGCGCCTCGAAGTCCTCCCCCACCGctggcgaggaggacatcgatgTAGCCTATTCAACAAGGGCCCTACGTGGTGACCAGCAAGCGGTGAAAGATAATGAACATGCCGGTTCGGCACAGTAGCAAAACTTCATAACTGTTTTGCGATGGGGGCCACCCAACAagaagttgacagtcacttaagtatccttacgtgatttgaaggcGAAATCATGAGGACTTGTCTAAGTTATCATCTTAAATTTAAACTCCACATTAATCCATTGTAGTTccccttaattcactttaatccaattttgggagtgggccataatttttttttggggggggggggggggggagggggagcaggGTACAAGCCACGGCTTCCGGCCGACGCCGTGGTTGTTCGCCGAGGAATttcagtgcgagccgcagcaagTTCAGCGCCGGGAACGTGACATCATAACTTGGTCAAGTGAGCTTTCTTTCCATCCGATGTTAAcgccggacgccggattttccgcttcatggggcatataaaGCTTTCGCCTTAGCACTATGCTGCAATAATTTGTATACAGTGCTGAACGATGCGTCATGCTCAGTTTATGTAGATGTAAATCCTTGTGATCTACTAGTACGTAGCCACTCTGGGGTATTGGCTGACAATCGGGTAGGTCATAGTGAagtgtaaaataaataaacattttataGTAGGTAAGCTATAATCGAAAGATAGAGATTGTAGAGCCTGCACGATCTTATGAAACTGAAAATTCTACCATGACCACAAAGTAAAAATTCAAGTTCCCTTTTGGTGAAAGAAAATGAAGCTAAAAATTTTTTGTAGGCAGAGTTTAAGTGTCATTGATCCTAAGAGAAAATTTTAGATGGCAGCGCTAACCTTCCCGTCGCTATGCCCATGGTAGAGGCACCGAAAGAAAGCATATTTTTGAACAGTTAAATCTAATCCAAGAAGGCGGAGTGGTGTTTCTAGGGTTCGTTTTCTTAAGCTAATAAATCGTcgacaagaaattaaaaaatgtTCTATGGTTTCATCTTCCCTAGACACATGACAAATCACTGAGGGTGCTAGACCAGCCCTgtataaataaaaatttaaagaAGGTATGCGACAGCGAAGCCTACTAATagttacttcaatttttctaaATTGGAAAAGCGTGCTTTCCCAGGGGTACAATAAGTGTTTAAAATCCGAGGAATTTGTTATAGATGACACAGAATTCTCGCATCATCATTTGCCTCCGAAATCTTGCACCTATGATCAAGGCTGATGTGGGGAGAATTTGAATGGCTGGGCCAGCTAGCGATGCTTTCGCCAATGAATCAGCCGTTTCATTTAGAACTAGGCCTGTATGCCCAGGTACCCAGACTAAATGGATATTAGTTAAGTGTTGAGGTACTAAGGATTTAATCACTCGCAGAACCCGAGATTCATTAGGTGCTGTGAGGGGAGCACACGAGGACAAAGAATCACTAACAATGATTACATAACCTATTGTTGGGCTTAATTTACGAAGGGCCAATACTGCCGCTAAAAATTCTGCAAGAAATATTGGTACAAAGTGTAgaagctgcaaggaaaaataacCAATCTAGAATAGGGGGCTGAATATACCAACCACATTTTTCTTGGTTCTGCGTGACATCAGTCGATATATGACTACACTTGTTTGTGATTTTATTAAATAATACTGTAAAATAGCACTTAACATTCGGTAAGGTAGGTGCTTTACGTTGCTTGGAAAAATATAGTCAGATTGTATGCTAAGAAAATTTTCCTCGTCAGAAATGGGCTTTACATCTCTGATCCTAACTTTCAACGATCGAGAAGGGTTTGTGCAAAATTGACTTGAGAAGTGTGGAATCGAGACCAATGTGCATCGAAAAACATACTAGGCTGAGAAGTGAGCACTGTTTGGCAACGTCTTATTGGTGATTCGTACGCCCTTGAAATGTTTGTGCCGCAAGCACACGAAACCGTTGCAAGAGAAGGGATTCTTGCTTCTAAATACAAAATAGTATTTGCTACAAATTTAGGCAGTCCTGATCGTAGCCTTAATGCCTGCTTTTCTAGAAGAACAAGGGGGGGGAATCTTATATGCGGGCGCCCCAGAGTATAGTGAACAGCCGCATTCCAGTACAgggcatacatacatacggtatAGATAGATAACAAGGTGGCCCTGCGCATCCCTGATCGACTGTTGGTCAGTCAACGTAAGAAACCCACCGCTCGAACGCCCTTAGTTGCAATAAAATCTATGTGCGCAAGCCATGAAAGAGTGCTGTCGTATATAACATCAAGATACTTAACAGCATCTACTTGTGGAATAAAATCGAGCTGGTACGACAGAGATATATGTACTGTGTCCTTTAGAGGAAATACGAGCAATGAGCACTTGTTCACGTTTAGAGCCAGACGAATGGAATTTAGCCAAGCTTCTAGAACAGATAAATACCGTTGCAGGTTTTCGTGAAGTGTCTGAATATCCCTTGGCGATGagaagaatgcaatgtcatccgcatacacgTCCTGTTGGGATGGAATGGAACTCAGTAAAATATTGAATAAAACGGGAGGTAGCAGTGAGGCCTGTGTGGAACTCCTTTTGCTTGTCTTTAGGTACTCGATGAAAAGCCGTTTTGGAAGCAATAAACTTTTCTGCCACTTAAATATTGCGTAATCCATGCTTGTACATATTTGGGGAACTTAAGTTCTCGCAGCCGGCTTACCAATATCTCGTGTTCGACGCTATCGTATGCCTTGGAGATATCAAGCGTAGCCAATGCCGTATACCGACCTTGGCGCCGTGCAAGTTGTATTCGACTGTCAACGTCAATATGCGCCTGCCATATGGAGCACCCCGGCCTGAATCCAATTTGACATGGACTAAGAAGTTTTGTTGTATTAATAATATTCATAACGCGAACATGTAGGGCTCTCTCTATCAACTGTAGAAAATGTGATGTTAGGGCAATTGACTTAATGTTTTATCAGGTAGAACTTTGTGCCGGTTGTTTAGGTAGCGGTACATAATCTTTGCAATCTTCCATTCTGGTGGAATCCAAGCTCCTCTGAGTGAATAATTTATCATGTTTAGTAGATCGTGTTGCGACTCTTTATCTAAAATTTTTAACATGGTCGAGGTGACTCCATCAGAGCCTGGAGCCGCAGTCGGAATTTTCTCTAAGACATATGACAATTCATCCACAGATATCCTTTTAAAATCCTCATCAATCTGGGAAATCAATGTAGGGGGATTAACACTACGAGAAAAGCGATGCTCCGACCCTTCAGCAAGAACTTCCAATGACTATATCATGTCATGTGGGCATAAAACTCTAGATCCGACGTTTACCGGCAACGGAATATTTTCTTGTCTCTAAGAAAGCCGAATAGCACTCGTTTGTTAGTGGGTTTGGCAAGAAAACCAAATTCTTTATGTCGTATTCATCTTTTGCTTTTGACAAAGTACGTCTAAATGTATAGCTTGTGGGAGATATgcgggttctcctccgtactcttggggacaaaggaacgacaacacagttatgcaaacaatcacaagggcatttattgcacctttcatagatcaatgcctgctagccgagttgctatcccaaaacatgccgatgggcgcgcgacaaatctagaagtccgacttaccgcgaccgcattgcaagcgaatatgttcgccccatgctggatcccaacgcctggtcgttcgcgtgttcggtcacgccaacggtcgtgcgttcgaaggcggccacgcgaggcggtctcgcagaagcatggtcgcagcgcgcgcggaatgtccacgctgttcgccggcccgccgggaaagagacagcgccttgtccctcggcgcccgagtaaccccgccgcggcgcgacggtcgcgccatctctcgcaccgcgcttgtaccactccgagcgccgcgggcgccaggccacgcgagccgtgcgggaaaacagcatatcatggatgcgtgagagtcgcgcatccccacatccccccaaccttaaatcactacatattccggcgaaacatttcacacagtctaacatcaacacgtgcttcgcgaacaatgtggtacatgcaacagtggccgcgccggggaaatgtccacacgctgtccataacatgcgagccgactgtccttggggtacaccgctggcgtccgccggtcaccgcagcagctttgcgactcgacggcacgatcccaggccagaactccggagacgacgacgcagtagtcggtacgagcaagcgtcgctcgcgccgacgcgcccagctggcaagagccgccgtagctgtcggtgaccgctggctcctttgtccgccgccgagggttgtgagctggatgcaggaggccgccgaagtcgctgcgccgaactggccacagcatcaccatcgctcggggtgactcgatcgtagtccggggcagccgcgcagacgatgtgcaggtgacagccagccaggggtgactccaatcacgctgcgtacactcaaaacactcggcaaacactaaggTAGTGCAAGGGAGatgaattctgcatgcgcatcgcccacgtggtacgatgttcaactcggctagcaaaagatcgggcagctactcagatgctaagttcacgtgaacgaagctcgctttcttgagtcgaacgagtaatttcaattcgtgcgaggctaaatagaatgagggaagcaaattgcaacgcctcaacgccacggtccaccaggttgtgtccctccacgtgcgacaggcagcttcgtaaagccttaggcctaaatcgtcgctaccctgacaacaaccggcatccaaaaacaacacccaaaatgggcgcaaaacaggcagccgcgaggagacgttagctctgtgaggtggtcctactccgctcggtgcacacagcatccgagttgacggcgcccaccgtcccagacggtgtcggagcgctcggtgccaggccgcaataccagtcagcccgtcgtggcacccgtggcccgcggccatccggctcccagagccgcgacttcatccgagtcaaagagatagaagaagctatttacataagaaattcggaccacccacgaggcttccgtactcactcgcttcaggcttgccactgctccgcgggcgctcagcctcgctctcccaggatgcagaccacgtggctctcgtactgacgaatgtcattaaaaaaacacttgcgaaaaggcttagcatgttgacatgttcaaacacactacagcctccgtcgcctcgctcaagaaagcgcgccgccgatgctagcgatcaaaattcacgctaggcctacgcttcggttcaaaggtctcgaacgaagcaaaactgttaaaattatcgtccgatgccccaagagctccacgttgggcagccagatgtgggagatacggggttctcctccgtactcttgggacaaaggaacgacaacacagtagtgcaaacaatcacaagggcatttattgcacctttcatagatcaatgcctgctagccgagttgctatccccaaaacatgccgatgggcgcgcgacaaatctagaagtccgacttaccgcgaccgcattgcgagcgaatatgttcgccccatgctggatcccaacgcctggtagtgcgcgtgtacagtcacgccaacggtgtccaaggcggccacgcgaggcggtctcgcagaagcatggtcgcagcgcgcgcggaatgtccacgctgttcgccggcccgccgggaaagagacagcgccttgtccctcggcgcccgagtaaccccgccgcggcgcgacggtcgcgccatctctcgcaccgcgcttgtaccactccgagcgccgcgggcgccaggctacgcgagccgtgcgggaaaacagcatatcaggggatgcgtgagagtcgcgcatccccacaagctgCAGCAAATTTATAGTCTGACCAATTTTTCGGGCATTGGTTATGTAACAATTTCTTCCAGGCGGCTTTTCTTCTTCTATAGTCCCGTGAGcagtcatcattccaccagcgcgAAGAGGATTTGTCTTTAACTGAGTGAACCTCAGATTCAGCTTTCCTACGGGAGTCCTCTATGAGTGAACAAATTAATACTTAATAATTTAGAATTCGCTTCAGATAGAGTAGCCAATAATGATCGCAAACTACTTTGGAATTTACTGTAATTTATGTATGTTCGCGCATGAGGCACTGATAATGTTACCGGACACAATCTCAAAAGTCACCGTAATGTGATCACTATTTGTGGCACATTCAACAGTCGACCAACAGGATACGCAAAGACGTGAACCTGAGAAAGCCAAATCTAGAGCAGAAGTAGCTAAACCTCTAACAAAAGTAGGATGACCTGAATTTTGACATAAGAGATTATTGTCCTGATACCAATGCCACAGTCGAGTACCGCAATCGGCAGCGAGTGATCCGCGTCTTTGGCAGACGACGCCAGGAATGCCGCGTACGCAATCTCCAGAGAGGGAATCTCGGGAAATACCTATACCGTGTCTCTGTACATCTTTCTAGTCACAGACCAAGACAGATCGTTGTAAGAAACGTCACGGAATGCTACAAGCGTGTTCAGATCTCCCATGTTGACATGGTCGCTTCTCCCAAGTTGGATGCGGGATATTTGTCTATAGGATTTCGAGCGGAGAAGGTAGCCCCGTCACCATCAGGGCAACAGCAGAACAAAGCAGCACATATATACGGCGTACGTTTCGGGGTCATCGTCATGATCGTCAGGTGCATTTTGCGACCCCGGGCGTTGTCATTTTTCTTGTCTTTGAAATATTGTCACATTTGCACCTCGGTGTTGTCTAACTGTACACGTAGAAAAATTTAGGAGGAGCGCCAACATACTGAGGGAGTGCTTGATAATATATTTCGGTTTACCGTTCACTGCATCatttgtctgcaaaaaaaaaattatcgccaCTGTAAAACAACTTCGCTAGCCCAAAATAATTTATTAAAGCAATAATCTACCCATGTATGCTTTCGTAAATGCTACACTACAAATTAAAAGTGGCAACAGATAACATATCCATGATATGGCAGTTTTAATGGGTGACAACACGTTTGTCTCAGCGCGGAGATGTACTCAATGACATGCAGCAACACGCATATGGATTAATAAAAGTAGGAGCACTTTTCTCGAGGGTTCATCCTTGAATGCGCCGGGCAATTGAAGGCCGCCGCGAAGGGAGCGAAATTCCTGGCCGCTTTGTTACAGTCCACGCGAAAGCGTCTCAGCGTGTTCGGCATGTTGCACATCGTGAAGCAGGCGGTGACGAAGAACACTCGTTCTGGGCTCCATTCCTTGGCAATCGGCAGCGAGCGATCCGCGTCTTTGGCGGACGACGCCAGGAATGCCGCGTACGCAATCTCCAGAGCGGGAATCTCGGGGAATACCGTATCGAACTCGGGCCGCAGACATGACGCCTTGTTTGCCGAGGCTTCCTTCCATATGTTTGTAGGCCACGTGTCGAGGAACTCGCCGCGTCGGTCGAACGCTGGCGTGACGCCGTCGAAAGACTTGACCACTTCTCGCGCGAACGTGAAGCCGATGCCGCCATATAAAGCGGCTTTACTGCCCGCGGCTTGGTACCAAGGAATGAACAGAGTCGCCGCTGACACACGAACCGCGTTCGAGAAGGGGTCGTACTCAAAGTGCGGCAAGGCGTACGATCGCGGAGAGTCGTCGCTGCGCCTGTAGATCGGACTCTTGCGCAGCTGCCGCCACCTTGTCACCGATCGAATCCAGTGTTGCGTAAAGCTAGCGTTCTCGTAGAACCAGGAGTGGAAAGCCTTGTTGAGCGCGTTGTCGCTAAGCGGCTCATACGGCGGCCAGATGACGGTTCTCTGATTCCGCAGCTGGTTTGCAACCAATTCCACTGATCCGTTGTCGGCCCACAAGACGCTGGACACTTTCATAATGGCAGCTTCAGTGATGTTTGCCAGCTGCTGGTCCAGAAATGCTCTCGCCTTGGGGTCAAACTGCGGGAGCAATAGTGCTGCTGTGACAAGCCAGCGGTATGCTCTTTCGATTTGTGTGGAGCAGAAGTTGTCCCCTTGCATCTCAGCACGTGTCTCAGTTCCGTACTTGGCCAGAAGCAATTTCGAGCCCGCGAGCGGAGCGATTAGCTGTACGAATTCCCACGATATGTGGTCCAGCAGTTGCTCGCGGCTGAAATTGGCGAACAGCCTGTCCACGACCATGAGAAGCTCTGTGTCCGCGGTCGTCACGCCATCCGAAGAGATGAACTGTCCGTGGCCGACCAAGTTGTCGTTGAGAGCGTCAATCCACCGACGGGCAGAAATATGAGGTGTATAACGTTGGATGTCTCCAAGTCGAGTGTGCCTTGGATGCTTTAACTCGCTGTTTTCAACTTGAACGAAGTCTGCGTAAATCGTCGTTTGCATACTCCTGATGTCCAGAATGGCATCAAGGGGCCTCATCTCTTCACCGGGAGCGAAAGCTTGGTAGAAACCCAGCCAATACTCTATGAACTTGTCCGTGAATAAGATGCCAGCCACGTTACTCCATCGCGCACTGAGAACTACTGCCGGCTGCAGGAGCAGGTTTCTTCTGCCGCCAATGTCAGTGGTGTGTAGCGACAAGTCAGCTCGGAACCAGATATCGGTGCCCCAGTTGAACACCAGATCGAGGATGACGCCCAGCGGTTCGACTCCTGGCAAAGGTGGTTCTGGCCATCGAATCTTAAGGTCCCGCATGAATTCTTTAATCTCGTAAATTCCTTTTCTGGTTTCTTCCGCGGTCCGCTTCTCTTTGCAAGAGTCGAAAAGTGCCGCTATTCGTTTTGCGATGCGCAACCTGCTCGAGGCTTCCTCGAGTCGCTGACGAAAATAGCGAATCCAGTAGTAATCGGCATGACTCATCATAGCTGAGCCAGTCCCGTGGCCTTCGATGTTTGGAGTCCAGCGTGAACAGGCGTACGCCTCGAAGTCATCGCACGGATCGACGCTGACGTTTACCCAGCCGGCGATGATCTCAGCTTGGTAGCGGCAACCCGGCGTGGCGCATAATTTGCTGCCTCTGAATGCCCTCGTGATCGTAGGGCGCTGCATCAGGTAGATGAGAAGCGCGCACATCACCGCCATGATTGCTGCAGCTTCGGCTGCGACCCGCTTGCATTTGGCCTTACTCCGTCTTCGAACGCCGCGTCGGCTCTCCAGCAGCAAGGAATCCTGCGACGCCCGACATCGGCTTATAGGTCAAACGTGAAAGACGGAATTTCAACGGCTACTTGGAAACTTGGTCCATagattcacacacaaaaaaagctccTATTCTGGAGCTATCCTAGAGTATGAGCAACTGTCAGCCAATCGGAATGATGGGTATTTTATTAGCGAAGAAGGCCGGTCAATTCAAAAGAACACTTACAAACAAACTTACAACACTTACAATCcaaattttttattgcgataaaaatTATATGGACAGCCCAGGCGAATTTCAGCCGTAGCCTTCGGCGGCGCC
Coding sequences within:
- the LOC126541977 gene encoding endothelin-converting enzyme 1-like, whose protein sequence is MAVMCALLIYLMQRPTITRAFRGSKLCATPGCRYQAEIIAGWVNVSVDPCDDFEAYACSRWTPNIEGHGTGSAMMSHADYYWIRYFRQRLEEASSRLRIAKRIAALFDSCKEKRTAEETRKGIYEIKEFMRDLKIRWPEPPLPGVEPLGVILDLVFNWGTDIWFRADLSLHTTDIGGRRNLLLQPAVVLSARWSNVAGILFTDKFIEYWLGFYQAFAPGEEMRPLDAILDIRSMQTTIYADFVQVENSELKHPRHTRLGDIQRYTPHISARRWIDALNDNLVGHGQFISSDGVTTADTELLMVVDRLFANFSREQLLDHISWEFVQLIAPLAGSKLLLAKYGTETRAEMQGDNFCSTQIERAYRWLVTAALLLPQFDPKARAFLDQQLANITEAAIMKVSSVLWADNGSVELVANQLRNQRTVIWPPYEPLSDNALNKAFHSWFYENASFTQHWIRSVTRWRQLRKSPIYRRSDDSPRSYALPHFEYDPFSNAVRVSAATLFIPWYQAAGSKAALYGGIGFTFAREVVKSFDGVTPAFDRRGEFLDTWPTNIWKEASANKASCLRPEFDTVFPEIPALEIAYAAFLASSAKDADRSLPIAKEWSPERVFFVTACFTMCNMPNTLRRFRVDCNKAARNFAPFAAAFNCPAHSRMNPREKCSYFY